Within the Bacteroidales bacterium genome, the region TAATATCCGCCGGCTGGCGGTAGGGGCGCTTCCCTCTTCTTCCGATCCTTTTCTGACATACTGGGACAGAGGGTATAAAGGTATTTTCCTGGTCAATACTTTTTTGAAAGACCGGAACGGTTATCATACCCGTTTTATGGTCGATGAACATAAAAACAACCTGATCCGTACCCGTTTGCAGGGCGAAGCTTTTGCTTTGAGAGCCTGGTTTTTATGGGATCTATTGCAGAAATTCGGTGGCAAAGGAATGAACGGCGAGATGCTGGGTGTCCCTATCCTGCTCGAACCGGTAGATATGGAAGAGGCAGAAGGGTTGACGCGTAATACATATGATGAATGCGTACAACAGATACTCTCCGATTGTGATTCTGCATTTAAATATCTTCCTATAGCACACCGCGATTTCCTGGTTACCGATGACGCAGATAAAGCCCTTGCCGGCTCGCGTTATTGGGGACGTTTTGACGGTATCACCACCAGGGCTATAAAGGCAAATGTATACCTGACCTGGGCAAGCCCCAGGTTTAATCCGGGAAATATCGCAGCAAGGTGGGATTCAGCTGCAGTAAATGCAAAGAAGGTGATGGATTTTAAGGAAAATGTAGATGGTATAGTCGCGAACGGCTTCAATAAAAGCACGGGAGTGAATTGGGTGAATCCTAATTTTCCGGGCATCGTATTTACATCACGTTATAATAACGCCAATGATGCCATGGAAAAAATGTTTTATCCGGGAGGTTTTCAGGGTAATGGTAACATAGGAGCCACCCAGGACCTGGTGGATGCTTTTCCCATGAGTAATGGTTATCCTAAAGACCACCCTCTTGGTGCGGCATTATATGATCCGCAAAATCCTTATGCGAACAGGGATCCCCGGTTTTACAGTATTATTTTCCATAATCAGGCACAGGCAAAGAAGAATAATACGGGCGCTGTGATGTATACTTTTGAAAATTGGGATGGGGCCAAGGATGCTCCCGGACCGATCAACAACAGCCGTACTAATTACCACATCAAAAAATTTGTTTTTATGGGGTTGAACTGGTCGGAAAATAATCCCAATAAACAACCTCATTCGAAATTCTTCATCCGTTGGGCGCATATGTGCCTGGCTTTTGCCGAAGCCGCCAACCATGTAGCTGGTCCTACCGATGCATCGAAATACGGGATATCGGCAAAAGACGCCATTGCATACCTGCGGTCGCGGAAAACATATGACAATGCTGATGGCTTCCTTTCGGATCCCTACCTTGACGAAGTCGCAGGGCAGGGAAAAGATGCCTTCAATGAATTTATCAGGAACGAACGCAGGTTGGAAACCTGTTTCGAAGGAATACGCTTTTTCGATCTTCGCAGATGGTCTACAGACGTCGAGACACTGAACAAACCGGTACATATGGCTAAGATCACCCGTAATACAGATGACACCTTTACCTATGATCTGGGCCAGGAAGTCGAATCGCGTGTGTTCCGTTCGGCTTATCTTCCGATTCCTTACCAGGAAATGTTAAGAATGGGTAACCTGATCCAGAATGAAGGCTGGGATAATTGGAAATAAAATATTAATGTAATTTATCGAATAAAATGAAAAAAATATTTTTCCTGATCATTTCTGTCATGTTGTTTTCATGTTATGATGATTATATTCATGATTATGACTATGACGCGATATATTTTACCAATCAGATCAATGTACGTACTTTTGTTGTAGGCGAAGGAATGCAGATACAAACAGGCGTTGCATTGGGGGGTGTCCGTGAAAACGATAGGGACCGGAATGTCGAATTTGTATTGAACAACGATCTTTTCATATCCAAAGGGATCTTTCAAAGTATGAAAACAGGTGTCGATCATGTGAAAGGATTCGTTTCCGATACACTATTACCCATGCCTGCCGATTTTTATACCCTGAGCGATCCGGTTAAGATGACGATCAGATCCGGAGATCATAAAGGGATGATCACCATCAAAGCAGATTCTGCAAAGTTTTTGTCGGACGCGAAAACTTTACGCGCTCATTATGCCATTCCGTTTTATATCACAAATGCTGATGCAGACTCTGTCCTCACTGCCAAGAGATATTCCGTAATCGGGTTAAGGTATGAGAACATGTTGTTCGGAAATTATTGGCATGGAGGTGAAACCGTGGTTAAAGATGCTTCAGGTACTATAGTGGAAACCATCAAATATTACACGGCTATACCCTCACCGGAAGCAAAAGTGATGAACCTGACGACTGTCGGTCCTCATTCGCTGGTTACCAGTAAAATTAGCGATGTGGCGGGATCATTCAAAATTACTTTAGATGGCGATAATATCTT harbors:
- a CDS encoding RagB/SusD family nutrient uptake outer membrane protein, which produces MKKMKIINLWVMIGMLVSCNDFMEPYPNGGYTTDDIWDYQAMVQGLIGECYESSYLPRNYNNNEGTYLDGATDDAVITSTTHNIRRLAVGALPSSSDPFLTYWDRGYKGIFLVNTFLKDRNGYHTRFMVDEHKNNLIRTRLQGEAFALRAWFLWDLLQKFGGKGMNGEMLGVPILLEPVDMEEAEGLTRNTYDECVQQILSDCDSAFKYLPIAHRDFLVTDDADKALAGSRYWGRFDGITTRAIKANVYLTWASPRFNPGNIAARWDSAAVNAKKVMDFKENVDGIVANGFNKSTGVNWVNPNFPGIVFTSRYNNANDAMEKMFYPGGFQGNGNIGATQDLVDAFPMSNGYPKDHPLGAALYDPQNPYANRDPRFYSIIFHNQAQAKKNNTGAVMYTFENWDGAKDAPGPINNSRTNYHIKKFVFMGLNWSENNPNKQPHSKFFIRWAHMCLAFAEAANHVAGPTDASKYGISAKDAIAYLRSRKTYDNADGFLSDPYLDEVAGQGKDAFNEFIRNERRLETCFEGIRFFDLRRWSTDVETLNKPVHMAKITRNTDDTFTYDLGQEVESRVFRSAYLPIPYQEMLRMGNLIQNEGWDNWK
- a CDS encoding DUF1735 domain-containing protein, with product MKKIFFLIISVMLFSCYDDYIHDYDYDAIYFTNQINVRTFVVGEGMQIQTGVALGGVRENDRDRNVEFVLNNDLFISKGIFQSMKTGVDHVKGFVSDTLLPMPADFYTLSDPVKMTIRSGDHKGMITIKADSAKFLSDAKTLRAHYAIPFYITNADADSVLTAKRYSVIGLRYENMLFGNYWHGGETVVKDASGTIVETIKYYTAIPSPEAKVMNLTTVGPHSLVTSKISDVAGSFKITLDGDNILVSQADGSGVEVLPDGESKFNRSRLLQDRKIFLKYKYDNGDGTTSYATDTLTFRNRIRDGVNEWQDENPGHYQ